A genome region from Magnolia sinica isolate HGM2019 chromosome 8, MsV1, whole genome shotgun sequence includes the following:
- the LOC131254149 gene encoding exocyst complex component EXO70H1-like: MARKGMRSLFFHHHPSKPASSSIPSSPSHTRPSSPSYSHTRPTSPLFPTFSESIMDGKLTAAEAIIIKWDPDSSSYIKFTSLFYEDGHEAREFLRSVKDLQQSMHFYINQNSSSQKLILSQVLMQIAMKRLKKEFQQILTANRDHLDPELVSACSSTTTRSSVSDYEDDSGSEDEIQTPGNSIQEVEREASVAMLDLQAIAECMISSGYGKECVNIYNTIRKSIVDEGIYRLGFKRIRSNHIQKTDWEVLEHEIKNWVNVIKIAVNTLFFGERILCDHVFGASNTIKESCFSAIAKEAATYLFTFPEVVTKCRKSPEKMFRFLDIYNTISELWPDIESIFSYELTSTVRSQAINSLIKLGEGVRTMLTKFESAIQKDSSRSPVPGGGLHPLTRYVMNYLCFLGDYSDILSDIFTNYPQLVQSPSPETLLRNSSTVENPLSAISTRLEWLILVLLCKLDRKAELYKDIALSYLFLANNVQYVVSKVRGCDLHYILGDQWIHNHESKVHQYAANYERIAWSKVASTLPENPTAEMEPQIVKERFQEFNSAFDAVYRVQSGWIVPDGKLRDNIKVSVATKIVPAYRAFYGKYRVLLRGEGSNLVRFSPYDLEKYLSDLFQGNGNSGSVSVSGSSLHSQGSW, translated from the coding sequence ATGGCGAGGAAAGGAATGAGGAGTCTCTTCTTCCACCACCATCCGTCAAAACCTGCTTCCTCTTCCATCCCCTCCTCTCCTTCCCATACTCGGCCCTCCTCCCCTTCTTACTCCCATACCCGTCCCACCTCCCCTCTCTTCCCCACCTTCTCCGAATCAATCATGGATGGAAAGCTCACCGCCGCTGAAGCCATcatcatcaagtgggacccagatTCATCTTCCTACATTAAGTTCACATCCCTCTTCTATGAAGACGGCCATGAAGCGAGAGAATTCCTACGATCAGTAAAAGACCTGCAGCAATCCATGCATTTCTACATAAATCAAAACTCCAGCTCTCAGAAGCTCATCCTCTCTCAGGTTCTCATGCAGATAGCCATGAAACGGCTTAAGAAAGAATTCCAACAGATCCTGACTGCTAATCGTGATCATCTGGACCCGGAGTTGGTGTCTGCTTGCAGCTCGACCACAACAAGATCGAGCGTTTCAGATTATGAGGACGATTCGGGGTCTGAGGACGAAATCCAGACTCCTGGTAACTCAATTCAGGAAGTCGAACGGGAGGCATCGGTTGCCATGTTGGACCTCCAGGCCATTGCCGAGTGCATGATCTCATCTGGGTATGGCAAGGAATGTGTGAATATTTACAACACCATTAGAAAATCGATCGTGGATGAAGGAATTTATCGTCTTGGGTTCAAACGGATTCGTTCAAATCATATACAGAAGACGGACTGGGAGGTCTTGGAACATGAGATCAAGAACTGGGTGAACGTGATCAAGATAGCAGTTAACACACTTTTCTTCGGCGAAAGGATCCTATGTGATCATGTCTTTGGGGCCTCAAACACGATCAAAGAGTCTTGCTTCTCTGCAATCGCCAAGGAGGCTGCAACCTACCTCTTCACATTCCCAGAAGTCGTCACAAAGTGCAGAAAATCACCTGAGAAGATGTTCCGATTCTTGGACATCTATAACACAATCTCTGAGCTTTGGCCGGATATCGAGTCCATCTTCTCGTATGAATTGACATCCACCGTCCGATCGCAGGCTATAAACTCTCTCATCAAACTTGGTGAAGGAGTCCGAACCATGCTAACCAAATTCGAATCGGCAATACAAAAGGATTCATCACGATCGCCTGTCCCAGGTGGTGGGCTCCACCCACTGACACGATATGTGATGAACTATTTATGTTTCCTTGGTGACTACAGTGATATCCTCTCTGATATCTTTACTAACTATCCACAGCTAGTGCAGAGTCCATCACCAGAGACATTGCTCCGAAATTCAAGCACTGTGGAGAATCCGCTTTCAGCGATCTCGACCAGACTCGAATGGCTTATCTTGGTCCTTCTTTGTAAGCTCGACAGAAAAGCAGAACTCTACAAAGATATTGCATTGTCGTATCTCTTCCTCGCAAACAATGTACAATATGTGGTATCAAAAGTACGCGGTTGTGATCTACATTACATACTCGGTGATCAGTGGATTCACAATCACGAGTCAAAAGTCCATCAGTATGCAGCAAATTACGAGCGGATAGCTTGGAGCAAGGTGGCCTCCACACTACCAGAGAATCCAACGGCCGAGATGGAACCCCAGATTGTAAAAGAGCGGTTTCAGGAGTTCAATTCGGCCTTCGATGCTGTGTATCGGGTCCAGTCTGGGTGGATCGTGCCAGACGGGAAATTAAGGGACAACATTAAAGTTTCGGTGGCCACGAAGATTGTACCAGCATATCGTGCATTTTATGGAAAGTATAGGGTTCTGTTGAGAGGTGAGGGTAGCAATTTGGTGAGATTTTCACCATATGATTTGGAGAAATATTTGTCGGATCTGTTTCAGGGAAATGGAAATTCGGGTTCGGTATCTGTATCGGGTTCTTCGTTACACTCGCAGGGGTCATGGTGA